Proteins from a genomic interval of Lolium perenne isolate Kyuss_39 chromosome 1, Kyuss_2.0, whole genome shotgun sequence:
- the LOC127309865 gene encoding uncharacterized protein, whose product MASTSFFARVTLPAPSHNTSPSWVRYGVARGSYRRVLAAAMPPRRTLGSALREEEAQIAVLPSVHVPVGCELQLAGPCAWPSYTLHFVLTEGEFGGAGHPA is encoded by the exons ATGGCGTCAACGAGCTTCTTCGCTCGCGTCACCCTCCCCGCGCCCAGCCACAACACCTCGCCATCGTG GGTGCGGTACGGCGTGGCGAGAGGTTCTTATCGCCGGGTTCTGGCAGCGGCGATGCCGCCCAGGAGGACGCTCGGCTCAG CGTTGCGTGAGGAAGAGGCGCAGATTGCGGTGCTACCATCTGTGCACGTGCCCGTCGGCTGCGAGCTGCAGCTAGCCGGCCCGTGCGCGTGGCCATCCTATACTTTGCACTTTGTGCT AACCGAGGGCGAGTTTGGTGGTGCCGGCCATCCGGCATGA